The proteins below are encoded in one region of Toxoplasma gondii ME49 chromosome IV, whole genome shotgun sequence:
- the AP2IV2 gene encoding AP2 domain transcription factor AP2IV-2 (encoded by transcript TGME49_320680): protein MAAASPPAQPLGATSPCTFSPPCSFSPSDTCSVFFATPSRAVSAVPELPATSSAQLPERTRLRNRSIQSASTTEASPFVDSASLFPESLSEAPKAVSVDGESRRTRERRRKSRSLLAAAEETPEATAASPNGSSSEISDEASTFVLTPATASLAPAALPPFMTERSDPTEKKYEAQNMQVTAVEPVGLAPRSASRSELGDAESLSAGKSGLQGESAAPTAALEADAGETRLETGLAGEPVNSSSEGVGYGGDEQTVAGETREPGTAEEKLGDLKPEVRPRFHAYAEQDVCAWATSMLARKELRKLKAAAVKLEGDRMPRSDVVGLYFKKHRPCWSVDYHTRQGKRKTVEFFVPDLSRETIELVLVHAIECRKYMPRRFDQAPAFVPEPDDTTSGMPYRYGARLLSPKVLAWIVENTNGSGRTSQHGHGQSRRLEGDKVGEGDAGAQLLSGPAGIDAFGSRSPRAGFARQRDNNSRRQGKASGCRPGADLATSSEEKATREGETELPGGSAGPGSVPAGTAYGDYARQLPSEGYQTPPTMEGRMTPAGLLSGQEFGHGQGMQGAGVMWRDDPRQALQAMPQPLNLAPHATPFMSRAGGLYDQREASVEPGRDVYPVHYPTPYAYGPGIPADAGAPSAGPGPYPHQFPSGGAGYVVNGRVPDSADHEAHSPRSPESYWGPQAGSQGAEDKDCQVVGCMLPNGSEMAMRRMESYVGDRDNLRGSAAFAGDGRTQAEGLSPQCEPNAKRRRLQAGGDGSNGGLEASGPERPFPGSQMLQPSDEWARNGQRAFAVQPGTGGRTFMNGGFRQPGPEDARQPLLLSSAPYSPPSVFPAAPPHLSHAVRLPPGSSDAAHRTPMSGAAGCASPVASAFRKEAEASEWPSNEVYGSPQAFPDKANAFAKGVTLPRRQSFAFSDAGLPTPTTSPHHGSYCASTIASSSPKSASPVSQSGCFPCDFYPATAHYSGPGVETPSDVSSFVPAPAETAEQQIHGAGQAAVKTPESGLHMPSSGWPQQASVPGAHGAEFYASRAFANGAHAPSLSLRPSWRYPGGERSEGDLTTQEQNAPAGASPSSPVWSGNTGVCTTEGCGVWLENRQAAGSVEGAADPGVQGSACMQGKPQEGGRCSPEPALGVRRPAEFAGAPVGACRAVEDRTMTGERGAWGNEARRETVTGDQECCGDQARDPMVFSHMGSRAELSGFDDGSELPPASPLNECMHPLGKPGSRIFPEFGAWPGSPPHEGSFVQEFDIFKENGEGAAGAVDDAMALWPNGGAFGQRTDPLAHEEEKEGELWKGQPTPFCSSPALWCVCPVEHTREFDVMDMVTLPDLSHTAGPVSRPLPNAPLCGGCVVAGVGEAQAGDGESKQGAKLAPDSQHLHGGAANPGAVGKLVTDETAQTSGREQHPGEGDSTEQRLSGLAARATPQRETKRPGPSRRTEGEL, encoded by the exons ATGGCTGCTGCATCCCCGCCGGCGCAGCCGCTGGGCGCCACGTCGCCCTGcaccttctctccgccttgCTCTTTTTCACCCTCTGATACCTGCTCAGTTTTCTTCGCGACTCCTTCTCGAGCCGTGTCGGCGGTGCCGGAGTTGCCCGCGACCTCCTCGGCGCAGTTGCCGGAACGCACCCGGCTGAGGAACCGCAGCATCCAGAGTGCCTCGACCACGGAAGCAAGTCCGTTTGTGGACTCTGCGTCACTGTTTCCGGAGAGCCTGTCTGAGGCCCCGAAAGCGGTCTCGGTCGACGGCGAAAGCAGGCGAACgcgggagcgaagaaggaagtctCGCTCACTTCTCGCTGCTGCGGAGGAGACTCCTGAGGCCACAGCCGCCTCGCCGAACGGTTCTTCTTCGGAAATCAGTGACGAGGCATCGACCTTTGTGCTCACCCCCGCGACTGCCTCCTTGGCCCCTGCGGCTCTCCCCCCGTTCATGACTGAGCGGTCTGAcccgacagaaaagaagtaCGAAGCCCAGAACATGCAGGTGACGGCTGTGGAGCCCGTGGGCCTGGCACCGAGGTCCGCGAGCAGGTCGGAACTTGGAGATGCGGAGTCTCTGAGTGCTGGAAAATCTGGACTCCAGGGCGAGTCTGCGGCTCCGACGGCCGCGCTCGAGGCGGACGCCGGCGAAACCCGTTTAGAGACAGGGCTGGCGGGAGAGCCTGTGAACTCCAGCAGCGAAGGTGTCGGATACGGTGGAGACGAACAGACCGTtgcgggagagacacgagagccGGGAACCGCCGAGGAGAAGCTCGGGGATCTGAAGCCAGAGGTGAGGCCACGCTTCCACGCATACGCCGAACAGGACGTGTGTGCATGGGCGACATCGATGCTTGCGCGGAAGGAACTGCGGAAGCTGAAGGCGGCTGCCGTGAAGCTTGAGGGCGACCGCATGCCTCGCAGCGACGTCGTCGGACTGTACTTCAAGAAACACCGACCCTGCTGGTCGGTCGACTACCACACGCGACAGGGGAAGCGGAAAACGGTCGAGTTCTTCGTTCCGGACCTTTCGCGGGAGACCATCGAACTCGTCCTCGTTCATGCAATCGAGTGTCGCAAGTACATGCCGCGCCGCTTCGACCAGGCACCCGCTTTCGTCCCGGAGCCGGACGACACAACCTCGGGCATGCCCTACCGATACGGCGCCCGACTGCTGAGTCCGAAGGTCCTCGCGTGGATCGTGGAAAACACAAACGGCTCGGGTCGCACTTCTCAGCATGGGCATGGCCAAAGTCGCCGCCTTGAAGGTGACAAGGTCGGGGAGGGCGATGCCGGCGCGCAGCTGCTCTCCGGTCCAGCTGGGATAGACGCCTTCGGGTCTCGGAGTCCCCGCGCGGGCTTCGCGCGCCAGCGAGACAACAACTCTCGTCGCCAGGGCAAAGCCTCAGGCTGCCGTCCCGGCGCAGACCTCGCCACCTCcagtgaagagaaggccactcgcgaaggcgaaacggAACTTCCTGGCGGATCCGCGGGTCCTGGCTCTGTCCCTGCGGGCACCGCCTACGGGGACTATGCGAGACAGTTGCCCTCAGAAGGGTACCAGACTCCCCCGACCATGGAGGGCCGGATGACCCCTGCCGGGCTACTCTCGGGCCAGGAGTTCGGTCACGGACAAGGCATGCAAGGTGCGGGCGTGATGTGGCGCGACGACCCGCGCCAGGCTCTCCAGGCCATGCCTCAACCGCTGAATTTGGCGCCGCATGCAACTCCGTTCATGTCGCGTGCTGGCGGTTTATATGACCAGCGGGAGGCGTCTGTGGAGCCGGGGCGCGACGTCTATCCCGTGCACTATCCAACGCCATACGCGTACGGGCCTGGGATCCCAGCTGACGCTGGGGCGCCTTCG GCAGGACCAGGCCCATATCCTCACCAGTTCCCGAGTGGCGGCGCCGGGTACGTTGTGAACGGGCGAGTTCCGGACTCTGCAGACCACGAGGCACACTCTCCGCGATCGCCGGAGTCGTACTGGGGCCCCCAGGCTGGCAGCCAGGGCGCCGAGGACAAGGACTGCCAAGTCGTCGGGTGCATGCTGCCGAACGGATCGGAGATGGCGATGCGACGCATGGAGAGCTATGtgggcgacagagacaatTTGAGGGGCAGTGCCGCTTTCGCCGGGGACGGGCGAACCCAGGCCGAGGGGCTGAGCCCCCAGTGTGAACCGAACGCAAAAAGGCGGAGGCTCCAGGCAGGGGGAGACGGATCGAATGGCGGCCTCGAGGCGAGTGGCCCGGAAAGGCCGTTTCCTGGATCCCAGATGTTGCAGCCGTCTGATGAGTGGGCGCGAAACGGCCAACGAGCGTTTGCCGTTCAACCTGGAACCGGCGGCAGGACCTTCATGAACGGTGGGTTTCGGCAGCCCGGTCCGGAGGATGCCAGGCAACCTCTGTTGCTGTCGTCAGCCCCGTactctcctccctctgtgTTCCCTGCGGCTCCGCCACACctttcgcatgcagtccgcCTGCCACCGGGCTCCTCAGACGCGGCTCATCGAACGCCGATGTCGGGGGCTGCTGGTTGCGCGTCTCCAGTTGCGTCAGCCTTCAGAAAGGAAGCCGAGGCTTCCGAATGGCCCTCAAACGAGGTCTACGGGAGCCCGCAGGCTTTTCCCGATAAAGCGAATGCCTTCGCGAAGGGCGTGACGCttccgaggagacagtcctTCGCCTTCAGCGACGCGGGCCTCCCCACGCCGACAACATCTCCCCACCATGGTTCCTACTGCGCATCGACaatcgcgtcttcttctcccaaGTCGGCGTCTCCCGTTTCTCAAAGTGGCTGCTTTCCTTGCGATTTCTACCCTGCAACTGCTCACTACTCTGGTCCAGGAGTCGAGACACCCTCGGATGTCTCGAGTTTCGTTCCGGCACCTGCGGAGACGGCCGAACAGCAGATCCACGGCGCAGGACAAGCCGCTGTCAAGACCCCAGAATCTG GTCTTCACATGCCGTCTTCTGGTTGGCCACAGCAAGCGTCAGTTCCGGGGGCTCATGGCGCGGAGTTCTACGCCTCTCGAGCCTTCGCGAAcggagcgcatgcacccaGTCTGTCGCTGAGGCCTTCGTGGCGGTACCCTGGCGGCGagcgcagcgaaggcgatcTGACAACTCAGGAGCAAAATGCTCCTGCGggcgcttctccttcgtctccggtCTGGAGCGGCAACACTGGTGTCTGCACCACAGAAGGCTGCGGCGTTTGGCTGGAGAACAGACAAGCCGCTGGGTCTGTGGAGGGAGCGGCGGATCCGGGAGTCCAGGGCAgtgcctgcatgcagggcaAACCCCAGGAAGGCGGGCGCTGTTCACCGGAGCCGGCGCTTGGAGTGCGTCGGCCTGCGGAGTTCGCTGGAGCTCCCGTGGGGGCCTGTCGAGCCGTAGAAGACAGAACGATGACGGGTGAGCGGGGAGCATGGGGCAATGAGGCCAGGCGGGAGACAGTCACAGGCGACCAGGAGTGCTGTGGAGACCAGGCGCGAGACCCAATGGTGTTCAGTCATATGGGGAGCAGAGCCGAACTGTCGGGCTTCGATGACGGCTCCGAGCTGCCTCCCGCCTCGCCTCTGAacgagtgcatgcaccctCTGGGGAAACCGGGGTCCAGGATTTTCCCCGAGTTCGGTGCATGGCCTGGGAGCCCCCCCCACGAGGGCAGTTTTGTGCAGGAGTTCGACATCTTCAAGGAGAACGGCGAAGGCGCCGCAGGCGCCGTCGACGACGCGATGGCTCTGTGGCCGAACGGCGGAGCCTTCGGACAGCGCACAGACCCACTGGcgcacgaagaagagaaggagggggaACTGTGGAAAGGTCAGCCGACGCCGTTCTGCAGCTCGCCAGCCCTCTGGTGTGTCTGTCCTGTCGAGCACACGAGAGAGTTCGACGTCATGGATATGGTGACGCTCCCCGACTTGAGTCACACGGCCGGTCCGGTCTCGCGGCCGCTTCCGAACGCGCCGCTGTGCGGCGGATGCGTGGTGGCCGGTGTCGGGGAGGCACAAGCAGGGGATGGCGAGAGCAAGCAAGGCGCTAAGCTCGCGCCGGACTCGCAGCACCTGCATGGAGGCGCGGCGAATCCCGGCGCAGTGGGGAAGCTCGTTACGGACGAAACGGCGCAGACAAGCGGCCGAGAGCAGCATCccggggaaggagacagtaCGGAACAGAGGCTGTCTGGTCTAGCAGCGCGTGCGACACCGCAGCGAGAAACCAAGAGACCAGGACCGAGTAGAAGGACAGAAGGGGAGTTGTGA